ACGTTCTTCGGGGGGAACGGGTTAAACGAGTACTTATCAGAGAGTTCGATCTCAAGGTATTCGCCGCCCAGCAGGGTGCAGAGTTTACGGTAACTTCCTCCGATATCGGTTATCACAATATGGTTATTTTCGGATTCCACATAAAAGTTGTTCAATAAAAAGTTTGTGGTGAAGGACTTTCCCGAGCCCGTAGTGCCAAGTACAAGGCCGTGTTTCGCCGGTAAGCCCGGATCGAATACGTCGAACGGTAGTAATTCGTACTCACGGGTCAAAAATAGCATCTTCGGGTTATCACAGCCCCTCCATTGCTGGGAGACCGGTAGGAACTGCGCAACGGCGTCCGTATGGAATACGTGTTTTGTTGAATTATAATGCCGGTGGTTGGGGAGTGCGGATAAAAACAAAAAGAGGTGGCACATATCGTCAATCACGCCTTCCGCTTCACCGATTGTCCTGAACTCGGCTATACACGCGTTTGTGCGGGTGGTGAGGTTAATGATATCCCTGTCCCGCAAAGTAATGCTGAATGAGAGGTTGAACAGTTTTTGGCCGCTGGACTTAATGTATTCCACCAGTTGTTCGGACTGCATGGATTTAAGTTCTGCCTCGTAGTTTCTCTTAAACGGGTTAAACGTAGATATTGCGGCGGCTAATGTGCGGTTGAATAACAGGTTCTTAATGGTATTGTCCTGGTTGACGGTGTCAACTGCAACACAGAAGTCGTACTCGCCGTTTAGTTTTGACATAAACTGCAGTATATCGGTGTACTCCACGTCTTTCGGGCGGATGTACATGTTTACCCCGCGGTAGTAGTACCCGTCAAGCTGGCACTGGCTAAACTCGTTCTCACAGGCGTTATAGCAGATCTGCGAACGGATAGTGTGGTCATCAGTGTCCCCGCAGGGGTTGTATTCCAGAATACCGGACCTCGAGGGGTTGAGGTGGTTGTAGAGCAGGTTAAGGATTTCGTGTTTGTCCAGTTGTTTAAGCTTAATCCCTGCGGAGTTTAGCGATGAGGATAAGATATTCCCTAGTTCCGCAAGGATAGCGCTGTGCTTGCTGTTGAGAGACCTCGCGGTTTTTGTGTAGTCATTATAAAAAAAGTTTTGCATCGTCAACGACATTTTTGCAAGGTCAGTAGTTTCCGGGTAGGCGGTAAGGTATAGCAGGTAGCGCCTCGAGTACGGGTTTAACTCCTTAAAATGTTTGACTTTCCCGCTGACGACGTACTGCGAGAATGCGGATTTCGTATCCACAGAAGCGGTGTAGGAGTTTAGCATTGAATTATCGCCCTGCCTCTGCTGGATTACGAACTGTAACGTAACATTTTCAGGGAGGGAGTGCAAAACATTGCGTAACTGCTGAAAAAAGTAGCTTGTCTCCTCCCCGCTTTTCAACAGAAGGTCAACCCCGGTGTATTCGTATACCAAAGACATCTGTAAGTTCACACCGATAACCGTATTATTTTCTATCGCCCAGAGGTTGAGGTATGAGGGTAATGGTTTACTGAAGTTTTGCCAGTATAACTGTTTAATCGAGGTTGGGGTGAGGTTAATCATTTTAGTCCTTCCTGTGTGCCCGGTAATGAGAGTACTGCGGGGATTGAGAAGTAAAGGTACAGCTGACGTGCCATATTATCGTTACGGTTACGAACACGTTTTGCGGTTAGTAACGCGCCAATCAAGAATACAGTATCAGCGATAAACGATACGATGATACCGTGGACTATCATGAACAACACAATAATAACAGCGGCGTCCATCAGCTGTACGCCAAAAAACAGTAGTTTATTATCAATTGCCCTGTAACACTCTATACGCATAAAGGTTCTTAATTCCCGAAGCTCTGGATTAATTTCAGTATCTGCGGGGCAATGAATATGATTATACCCCCAACAATAACCCAGATGCCTTTCTTCAATGCCTGCTCGTCGTGCATCGCTAAGCGTATCCCCGTGATAATCAACCCTATGATCGTAAGCCCTGCGCCTAATACCGTGGATAGCCATGTGATAATCTTGGTAAACGAAGCTCCGACTCCTGAAGTGTCAGAAAAAGTTACTGTGGATGCACAGAAACTTGCTGACGCTAATAACAAAACAATGAGCACGGATAAAAACAATTCTTTTCTTTTCAT
This is a stretch of genomic DNA from Elusimicrobiota bacterium. It encodes these proteins:
- a CDS encoding ATP-binding protein, which produces MINLTPTSIKQLYWQNFSKPLPSYLNLWAIENNTVIGVNLQMSLVYEYTGVDLLLKSGEETSYFFQQLRNVLHSLPENVTLQFVIQQRQGDNSMLNSYTASVDTKSAFSQYVVSGKVKHFKELNPYSRRYLLYLTAYPETTDLAKMSLTMQNFFYNDYTKTARSLNSKHSAILAELGNILSSSLNSAGIKLKQLDKHEILNLLYNHLNPSRSGILEYNPCGDTDDHTIRSQICYNACENEFSQCQLDGYYYRGVNMYIRPKDVEYTDILQFMSKLNGEYDFCVAVDTVNQDNTIKNLLFNRTLAAAISTFNPFKRNYEAELKSMQSEQLVEYIKSSGQKLFNLSFSITLRDRDIINLTTRTNACIAEFRTIGEAEGVIDDMCHLFLFLSALPNHRHYNSTKHVFHTDAVAQFLPVSQQWRGCDNPKMLFLTREYELLPFDVFDPGLPAKHGLVLGTTGSGKSFTTNFLLNNFYVESENNHIVITDIGGSYRKLCTLLGGEYLEIELSDKYSFNPFPPKNVAVTNYDFEQFEIDADVIAYLKLLIQKLLKKDTLTGQESFVLERSIVNTYKCCVDNIPILSDLLFQLDNYTPVRVSADDGAAAIAKHFVSNLEEWSSGVKGKMLNRRATLEPKSRMVVFDLQKLQEQKELQSVVLFLIQNTIWQKLYDKSLRKMIVFDECWQLFNDPTSAQLIENLYRTARKFNASILSVSQSPDDFLSSKSASAVLANSYTKYILKLQKGHELLIKFGLNTQEVNLVKSLSSVRGKYSEIMVKSMDKTRVLNILVPNSDYWICTTDPEDYQKEQEVRSHNPGLPALEILKILAEQNYKAGII
- a CDS encoding TrbC/VirB2 family protein; this translates as MMKRKELFLSVLIVLLLASASFCASTVTFSDTSGVGASFTKIITWLSTVLGAGLTIIGLIITGIRLAMHDEQALKKGIWVIVGGIIIFIAPQILKLIQSFGN